In one window of Euwallacea similis isolate ESF13 chromosome 4, ESF131.1, whole genome shotgun sequence DNA:
- the Hpf1 gene encoding histone PARylation factor 1 isoform X1: MAETGATTVSDQNVNDPRMACKYGVRCYQKNPVHLQKYKHPPPKRVYPFQRTQKDETPVQQPTKKFKFDDARQNNVPDKAQKDISRKSPESEDCKPPKTKDDIVMDPNNEAANANCEVPEKIISDITGKNSPVKCDLSLESATINSPGNCDPKIFMKQKFLVDMPTDFYEFWDFCKSLNEKCPEEAFKSVHLILVGPYDVLAGKFYNTPYQSEENYLIHWRYYYDPPECQTVLKGADSTGYHLGYYRDSPKEDPAFLVNNSANVDGLFRVVGDNIFAAVNIYLEDWKKSCNPFEKITVKNLHRKLKKRAEQLQLNLLEKSEKIKIRDKKIVFRSFSKLGIVIPYNRRAQVGYRSLSVTNKQLQKMLTDIAEASPEQKRKFLSQLQDIITNVTIATDECDFGAGIELGLDILAHGVDSLNRTIASCLSTNYRLIDREEFAKIIEAHMKNRKKGVDLSIV; this comes from the exons ATGGCCGAGACCGGCGCTACAACCGTTTCAGATCAAAATGTGAATGACCCGAGAATGGCCTGTAAATACGGGGTAAGGTGCTACCAAAAGAATCCAGTGCATTTGCAAAAGTACAAACACCCACCTCCAAAA AGGGTTTACCCCTTTCAGAGAACACAGAAAGATGAGACGCCTGTTCAACAACCaactaaaaagtttaaatttgatgatgCTCGGCAAAATAATGTCCCAGATAAAGCtcaaaaagatatttcaagGAAATCCCCTGAAAGTGAAGACTGTAAACCTCCTAAGACAAAAGATGATATTGTAATGGACCCAAACAATGAAGCAGCTAATGCCAATTGTGAAGTTCCAGAGAAAATCATTAGTGATATCACAGGCAAAAACTCACCAGTGAAATGTGATCTTTCTCTTGAAAGTGCAACCATAAACTCACCAGGAAACTGTGACCCtaagatttttatgaaacaaaaGTTTTTAGTTGATATGCCTACAGacttttatgaattttgggACTTCTGTAAAAGTCTGAATGAAAAATGCCCTGAAGAAGCCTTTAAAAGTGTTCATCTTATCTTAGTAGGTCCCTATGATGTATTGGCAGGAAAGTTTTATAATACACCTTATCAATCTGAAGAAAACTATTTAATCCACTGGAGATACTACTATGACCCTCCAGAATGCCAAACAGTTCTTAAAGGAGCTGACAGTACTGGATATCACCTGGGTTACTATAGGGATTCTCCAAAAGAAGATCCAGCATTTTTGGTAAACAATTCAGCGAATGTTGATGGATTATTTAGAGTTGTTGGAGATAACATTTTTGCCGCTGTCAA TATCTATCTTGAGGACTGGAAGAAGAGTTGTAACCCTTTTGAGAAGATTACAGTTAAAAACTTGCATCGCAAATTGAAGAAGAGAGCTGAGCAACTGCAGTTAAATTTACTTGAAAAGAgcgagaaaataaaaattagagataagaaaattgtttttaggaGCTTTAGCAAGTTAGGAATTGTAATTCCTTATAATAGGAG AGCCCAAGTAGGCTATCGCAGCTTGAGTGTGACAAACAAACAACTCCAAAAAATGCTCACAGACATTGCCGAAGCGTCACCTGAGCAAAAACGGAAATTTTTGTCCCAGCTTCAAGACATCATAACTAATGTAACAATAGCAACAGATGAGTGCGATTTTGGTGCAGGGATTGAGTTGGGCTTGGACATTTTGGCCCATGGAGTTGATAGTTTGAATCGAACTATTGCCAGCTGTTTGAGCACTAATTATAGACTAATAGATAGAGAGGAATTTGCGAAAATTATTGAGGCCCATatgaaaaataggaaaaaaggAGTGGATTTGAGCATTGTGTGA
- the Hpf1 gene encoding histone PARylation factor 1 isoform X2 has translation MAETGATTVSDQNVNDPRMACKYGVRCYQKNPVHLQKYKHPPPKRTQKDETPVQQPTKKFKFDDARQNNVPDKAQKDISRKSPESEDCKPPKTKDDIVMDPNNEAANANCEVPEKIISDITGKNSPVKCDLSLESATINSPGNCDPKIFMKQKFLVDMPTDFYEFWDFCKSLNEKCPEEAFKSVHLILVGPYDVLAGKFYNTPYQSEENYLIHWRYYYDPPECQTVLKGADSTGYHLGYYRDSPKEDPAFLVNNSANVDGLFRVVGDNIFAAVNIYLEDWKKSCNPFEKITVKNLHRKLKKRAEQLQLNLLEKSEKIKIRDKKIVFRSFSKLGIVIPYNRRAQVGYRSLSVTNKQLQKMLTDIAEASPEQKRKFLSQLQDIITNVTIATDECDFGAGIELGLDILAHGVDSLNRTIASCLSTNYRLIDREEFAKIIEAHMKNRKKGVDLSIV, from the exons ATGGCCGAGACCGGCGCTACAACCGTTTCAGATCAAAATGTGAATGACCCGAGAATGGCCTGTAAATACGGGGTAAGGTGCTACCAAAAGAATCCAGTGCATTTGCAAAAGTACAAACACCCACCTCCAAAA AGAACACAGAAAGATGAGACGCCTGTTCAACAACCaactaaaaagtttaaatttgatgatgCTCGGCAAAATAATGTCCCAGATAAAGCtcaaaaagatatttcaagGAAATCCCCTGAAAGTGAAGACTGTAAACCTCCTAAGACAAAAGATGATATTGTAATGGACCCAAACAATGAAGCAGCTAATGCCAATTGTGAAGTTCCAGAGAAAATCATTAGTGATATCACAGGCAAAAACTCACCAGTGAAATGTGATCTTTCTCTTGAAAGTGCAACCATAAACTCACCAGGAAACTGTGACCCtaagatttttatgaaacaaaaGTTTTTAGTTGATATGCCTACAGacttttatgaattttgggACTTCTGTAAAAGTCTGAATGAAAAATGCCCTGAAGAAGCCTTTAAAAGTGTTCATCTTATCTTAGTAGGTCCCTATGATGTATTGGCAGGAAAGTTTTATAATACACCTTATCAATCTGAAGAAAACTATTTAATCCACTGGAGATACTACTATGACCCTCCAGAATGCCAAACAGTTCTTAAAGGAGCTGACAGTACTGGATATCACCTGGGTTACTATAGGGATTCTCCAAAAGAAGATCCAGCATTTTTGGTAAACAATTCAGCGAATGTTGATGGATTATTTAGAGTTGTTGGAGATAACATTTTTGCCGCTGTCAA TATCTATCTTGAGGACTGGAAGAAGAGTTGTAACCCTTTTGAGAAGATTACAGTTAAAAACTTGCATCGCAAATTGAAGAAGAGAGCTGAGCAACTGCAGTTAAATTTACTTGAAAAGAgcgagaaaataaaaattagagataagaaaattgtttttaggaGCTTTAGCAAGTTAGGAATTGTAATTCCTTATAATAGGAG AGCCCAAGTAGGCTATCGCAGCTTGAGTGTGACAAACAAACAACTCCAAAAAATGCTCACAGACATTGCCGAAGCGTCACCTGAGCAAAAACGGAAATTTTTGTCCCAGCTTCAAGACATCATAACTAATGTAACAATAGCAACAGATGAGTGCGATTTTGGTGCAGGGATTGAGTTGGGCTTGGACATTTTGGCCCATGGAGTTGATAGTTTGAATCGAACTATTGCCAGCTGTTTGAGCACTAATTATAGACTAATAGATAGAGAGGAATTTGCGAAAATTATTGAGGCCCATatgaaaaataggaaaaaaggAGTGGATTTGAGCATTGTGTGA
- the LOC136408644 gene encoding protein THEM6 encodes MVVCLTIYAVIITILLLLYVFFDVNYFLRILFTIGRGRLFGSKKKVDECTEIYGFCTTQDVDIFFRQMNNARYIRELDFARFHFYDRTGIYEEIVKVNGHVLQTASNIRYRRTISLLNAYKITTKIITWDETTLFIEQQFVTLSDNFVRAVILSKQSTIGVNVPEVMAKLTGKDVTYRPTPPPELEDWLKSIEKSSARLRKKD; translated from the exons atggtcgTGTGTCTTACAATTTACGCAGTAATTATAACAATTCTTCTGCTACTCTACGTATTTTTCGACGTAAATTATTTCCTGCGAATCCTGTTTACTATAGGCCGAGGAAGACTATTTGGAAGCAAGAAGAAGGTCGATGAATGCACGGAAATTTACG gGTTCTGTACCACTCAAGATGTTGACATTTTCTTCAGGCAGATGAACAACGCTCGCTATATTAGAGAATTGGACTTTGCCAGATTCCATTTCTACGACAGAACGGGCATCTACGAGGAAATCGTGAAAGTCAATGGCCACGTCCTGCAAACTGCTTCAAATATTCGGTACAGGAGAactatttctttgttaaacGCCTATAAAATCACTACAAag ATAATAACTTGGGATGAAACTACGCTTTTTATCGAGCAACAATTCGTTACCCTTTCGGATAACTTTGTGAGGGCCGTAATCCTGAGCAAGCAGAGCACTATTGGAGTCAATGTTCCAGAGGTGATGGCCAAATTGACTGGGAAAGATGTTACTTATAGGCCGACACCTCCGCCGGAATTGGAGGATTGGTTAAAGTCGATCGAAAAGTCCAGCGCCAGGCTAAGGAAGAAggattaa
- the Tpi gene encoding triosephosphate isomerase: protein MGRKFIVGGNWKMNGNKAEITALVDLLSKASLNADTEVVVGVPTIYLDYVKSIAPVNVQVAAQNCYKVEKGAFTGEISPAMIKDIAVSWVILGHSERRQIFGESDELIADKVVLALKYGLKVIACIGETLDEREAGKTEEVVFRQTKAIANKIKDWSNVVIAYEPVWAIGTGKTATPQQAQEVHQSLRQWISKNISENVANSIRIQYGGSVTGANCKELASQPDIDGFLVGGASLKPEFVDIVNAKQ from the exons ATGGGGCGCAAATTCATCGTAGGGGGGAACTGGAAAATGAATGGCAACAAAGCTGAAATAACAGCACTAGTGGACTTACTGTCGAAAGCTTCATTGAATGCAGATACTGAAGTTGTAGTTGGTGTTCCAACAATATATCTGGATTATGTTAAGTCAATAGCACCTGTAAATGTGCAAGTTGCAGCTCAAAATTGTTACAAAGTTGAAAAAGGAGCTTTTACGGGGGAGATTTCACCTGCCATGATAAAAGATATCGCCGTTTCCTGGGTTATTCTTGGTCATTCTGAGAGGCGTCAGATTTTTGGGGAGTCTGATGAACTGATAGCTGATAAGGTAGTTTTGGCCCTCAAATATGGACTAAAAGTGATTGCTTGCATTGGGGAAACCCTGGATGAACGTGAGGCAGGCAAAACTGAGGAGGTTGTTTTCAGACAAACTAAAGCTATTGCTAATAAAATCAAAGACTG GTCCAACGTGGTAATTGCCTATGAGCCAGTTTGGGCAATTGGTACTGGCAAAACTGCCACTCCTCAACAAGCGCAAGAGGTGCACCAATCTTTACGACAAtggatatcaaaaaatatcagTGAAAATGTGGCCAATTCAATCAGAATTCAGTATGGAGGCTCAGTGACTGGCGCCAATTGTAAGGAGCTGGCTTCCCAACCTGATATTGACGGTTTCTTAGTGGGGGGTGCTTCTTTGAAGCCAGAATTTGTCGATATTGTTAATGCTAAACAATAA
- the LOC136408157 gene encoding CLK4-associating serine/arginine rich protein: MWHEARRQERKIRGMLVDYRKRAERRRDYYEKIRADPTQFLQVHGRQCRIHLDPAIAAAADSTVMMPWQGNENNLIDRFDVRAHLDYIPPLKKEEDPDLTQEERQLNYERYRIIAQNAYLSISEEKFLKQLHLEEQFGYTETKTKKEPKGTGAAIGFNYEEGTAITAPPAPASPDEPFEDDNSDSDLDVDLAINVSKIESAQAHEMNKQGQHYGMAGNDFYSFLTNDLDEAESYKLAKEEEHEKALYSGRKSRRERRAHREKRLANRKISPPSYAAKESPTNLSIQDESRSPSRSPSPDAGKITYITSFGGDDEPTSSSKPTYADKVKYGRPKAKQSFSDRVVFFDPFSRSGSRDVSYEKRRRFSRSRSRSKKPRERSISPRPKRRRSRSTSSSRHAMRRSRSRSLSFRRSSNLRREMRSSWPRGRHRKSSSPRKKSPSRSRSRSRKPQGNRSSSSSSRSPSPRKSRSRNSSRKRNDRHSESTSPLSSDESSQGKAKSKSISPVKMSSKSPEAPAPPRIRYYGRKRSDVSSSESSSSSSSSEDERSYKSNIPGSSSSNNRPGNNSGPTSKQSSTMTVIERLRLKRQALINRQFKKDKIAEVQKIMKEKQAQQTREDELREMAIKLRRRQRELRHAYDRSSSSDSDRSDKSKKSSSSPRNRDKDSSGDREKDRRERPRRSSRDRSSRRGSRRNSRDKTRRSRSRSDSRRRYDRNREDRESKRGRSPEDKETSRKLVDY; encoded by the exons ATGTGGCACGAAGCCAGGCGACAAGAGAGGAAAATCCGGGGGATGCTGGTGGACTACCGGAAAAGAGCAGAAAGGCGACGTGATTATTACGAAAAAATC AGAGCAGACCCTACTCAGTTTCTTCAAGTTCATGGTCGCCAGTGCAGAATTCACCTTGATCCAGCTATTGCAGCTGCTGCTGACAGCACTGTAAT GATGCCATGGCAAGGCAATGAGAACAACCTCATAGACCGGTTTGATGTCCGAGCCCACTTAGACTATATCCCTCCTTTGAAGAAAGAGGAAGACCCGGATCTCACCCAGGAGGAGAGGCAGTTAAACTATGAAAGATACAGAATTATTGCTCAAAATGCTTACTTGAGCATATCAGAGGAGAAATTCCTTAAACAGCTTCATTTGGAGGAGCAGTTTGGATATACTgagacaaaaacaaaaaaggaacCTAAAGGGACTGGTGCTGCTATTGGATTTAATTATGAAGAAGGAACGG CCATAACTGCCCCACCTGCTCCTGCATCTCCAGATGAGCCATTTGAAGATGACAATTCAGACAGTGATTTAGATGTGGATTTGGCTATTAATGTCTCGAAAATTGAGTCAGCTCAGGCTCATGAAATGAACAAACAAGGCCAACATTATGGTATGGCTGGAAATGACTTCTATTCCTTCTTGACAAATGATTTAGATGAAGCTGAAAGCTATAAACTGGCTAAGGAAGAGGAGCATGAAAAAGCGTTGTATTCAGGCAGAAAGTCAAGAAGAGAGAGAAG agCCCACAGAGAGAAAAGATTAGCCAATCGTAAAATCAGCCCTCCTAGCTATGCAGCTAAAGAATCGCCCACCAACTTATCCATACAAGACGAGAGCAGGTCGCCCTCAAGATCCCCATCACCTGATGCAGGGAAAATTACATACATCACTTCATTTGGCG GCGACGATGAACCTACATCCAGCAGCAAACCCACCTATGCAGATAAAGTAAAATACGGTCGGCCAAAAGCGAAGCAATCATTCTCAGATCGAGTAGTATTCTTTGACCCGTTCAGTCGATCTGGAAGCAGAGACGTTTCTTACGAAAAAAGACGGCGGTTCTCGAGGTCGAGAAGCAGATCAAAAAAGCCCAGGGAACGCAGTATTTCTCCTCGGCCTAAGCGTAGAAGATCCAGATCTACTTCAAGTAGCCGGCACGCTATGAGACGCTCTAGAAGCAGGTCTTTGTCGTTCAGACGCAGTAGTAATTTGAGAAGGGAGATGCGGTCATCCTGGCCCCGAGGTAGACATCGGAAATCGTCCAGTCCGCGCAAGAAAAGTCCCAGTAGGTCAAGAAGCAGGTCAAGAAAACCGCAAGGAAATAGATCTAGCAGTTCTAGTTCTAGAAGCCCTTCTCCAAGAAAGAGTCGGTCTAGAAACTCAAGCAGAAAAAG aaatgaCCGCCACTCAGAATCAACGTCTCCTCTGTCCAGCGACGAAAGCTCACAAGGAAAAGCCAAATCGAAATCTATATCGCCAGTAAAGATGAGTAGTAAGAGTCCAGAAGCGCCTGCACCACCTCGCATTAGGTATTATGGCAGAAAAAGGAGTGACGTAAGCAGCTCTGAATCTAGCAGTAGCAGCAGTAGCAGTGAAGATGAGCGTTCATACAAATCAAATATTCC GGGCAGTAGTTCGTCTAACAACAGACCTGGTAATAATTCAGGCCCCACGTCCAAA caaTCTTCCACTATGACCGTTATAGAGCGTCTTAGGCTGAAGAGACAGGCCTTGATCAACAGACAAT TTAAGAAGGATAAAATTGCGGAAGTGCAGAAGATTATGAAGGAGAAGCAGGCTCAGCAAACAAGAGAGGACGAGCTTAGGGAAATGGCGATAAAATTGCGCCGGAG GCAAAGGGAATTACGGCACGCGTACGACAGAAGCTCGTCCTCAGACTCAGATCGAAGtgataaatcgaaaaaaagttCTTCTTCGCCGCGAAATAGAGACAAAGACTCGAGTGGAGACAGAGAAAAAGATAGGAGGGAAAGGCCAAGACGTTCGAGCAGAGATAGAAGCAGCAGGAGGGGAAGCAGAAGAAACAGCAGAGATAAAACCCGACGAAGTAGGTCCAGATCTGATTCTAGGAGAAGGTATGACAGGAATCGAGAGGATAGGGAGTCCAAAAGAGGCAGGTCGCCTGAGGATAAAGAGACTTCGAGAAAATTGGTGGATTATTAA
- the baf gene encoding barrier-to-autointegration factor — protein sequence MTMTNTSQKHRNFVAEPMGSKPVTELAGVGEVLGNRLTENGFDKAYVVLGQFLVLKKNQDLFRDWMKDVCSANSKQANDCWQCLNDWCEEFL from the exons ATGACAATGACCAATACTTCGCAGAAGCATAGGAACTTCGTGGCGGAACCCATGGGGAGCAAGCCAGTTACAGAGCTGGCTGGCGTGGGTGAAGTTTTGGGTAACCGGCTTACTGAAAACGGCTTTGATAAG GCCTATGTAGTACTAGGCCAATTTCTAGTACTCAAGAAGAATCAAGACCTATTTAGGGATTGGATGAAAGATGTATGTTCGGCCAATTCTAAGCAAGCAAATGATTGCTGGCAGTGCCTCAATGACTGGTGTGAagagtttttgtaa